A genomic segment from Euleptes europaea isolate rEulEur1 chromosome 15, rEulEur1.hap1, whole genome shotgun sequence encodes:
- the LOC130487976 gene encoding tetratricopeptide repeat protein 30B-like: MAAVAAAIADGDFTATIYGLVRSGRFAEAVAILSGELQRSSPSRAGLSLLGYCYYQLQDFVAAAECYEQLTALHPELHEYRLYQAQALYKGGLYSEALRVAVPLLDVAPFQSRALRLQAAAHYAQGDLSSAKALVELQQSGSAGSNAVAGEDPSEVPDAEVNMGCLLYREGQHEEACSKFASAMQVLGYCPELSYNMALCYYAAKQFSPALKHLAEIIDRGMQQHPELSVGTNTEGLDVRSVGNTLLLHRTALVEAFNLKAAIEYQLGNLQAAQEALTDMPPRAEEELDPVTLHNQALMNMDKRPTEGFEKLQFLLQQNPCPPETFGNLLLLYCKHLYYDLAADVLAENAHLTYKLLTPYLYNFLDAMITCQTAPEEAFHKLDELVGALTEQLRKLTKEVQEARKNRDDEALRKALGEYDETLEKYVPVFMAQAKIYWDMENYPMLEKMFHKSVEFCKDHEVWKLNVAHVMFMQENKYKEAISFYEPIVKKHYDNILQVSAIVLANLCVSYIMTSQNEEAEELMRKIEKEEEQLSYHEPDKKIYHLCIVNLVIGTLYCAKGNFDFGISRVIKSLEPYNKKLGTDTWYYAKRCFLSLLENMCKHVIMVRDTVIQECIQFLEHCEMYGRNIPAVIEHPLEEEKMHSGKNTVTYEARQLRALMYEVIGWNK, translated from the coding sequence atggcggcggtggcggccgcCATCGCCGACGGGGACTTCACGGCGACCATTTACGGCCTGGTCCGGTCCGGGCGCTTCGCGGAGGCGGTGGCGATCCTAAGCGGCGAGCTGCAGAGAAGCTCCCCTTCCCGGGCCGGGCTGTCCTTGCTGGGCTACTGCTACTACCAGCTGCAGGACTTCGTGGCGGCGGCCGAGTGCTACGAGCAGCTGACGGCGCTGCACCCGGAGCTCCACGAGTACCGGCTCTACCAGGCGCAGGCCCTCTACAAGGGCGGCCTCTACTCGGAGGCGCTGCGCGTCGCCGTGCCGCTGCTCGACGTGGCCCCTTTCCAGAGCCGGGCCCTCCGCCTGCAGGCGGCCGCCCACTACGCCCAGGGCGACCTTTCCAGCGCCAAGGCCCTGGTGGAGCTCCAGCAGTCGGGCTCGGCGGGGAGCAACGCCGTGGCCGGGGAAGACCCCTCGGAAGTGCCGGACGCCGAGGTGAACATGGGCTGCCTGCTGTACCGCGAAGGGCAGCACGAGGAGGCCTGCAGCAAGTTCGCCTCCGCCATGCAGGTGCTGGGCTACTGCCCGGAGCTCTCCTACAACATGGCGCTCTGCTACTACGCCGCCAAGCAGTTCTCCCCGGCCCTGAAGCACCTCGCTGAGATCATCGACCGCGGCATGCAGCAGCACCCGGAGCTGAGCGTGGGCACCAACACGGAGGGCCTGGACGTCCGCAGCGTGGGCAACACCCTGCTCCTGCACCGCACCGCCCTGGTGGAGGCCTTCAACCTCAAGGCGGCCATCGAGTACCAGCTGGGCAACCTGCAGGCGGCTCAGGAGGCCCTCACGGACATGCCGCCCAGGGCTGAGGAAGAGCTGGACCCGGTGACTTTGCATAACCAGGCGCTGATGAACATGGACAAGCGGCCTACGGAAGGGTTTGAGAAGCTGCAGTTCCTGCTGCAGCAGAACCCCTGCCCGCCGGAGACGTTCGGGAACCTGCTGCTCCTCTACTGCAAACACCTGTACTACGACCTGGCTGCAGATGTTCTGGCGGAGAATGCCCATCTGACTTATAAACTGCTCACACCTTATCTGTACAATTTCTTGGATGCCATGATCACTTGCCAAACTGCCCCAGAGGAGGCGTTTCACAAGCTTGACGAGCTGGTGGGAGCTCTCACTGAGCAACTAAGGAAGCTTACCAAGGAGGTGCAGGAGGCGAGAAAGAACCGGGACGACGAGGCTCTAAGAAAGGCGCTCGGCGAGTATGACGAGACGCTGGAAAAATATGTCCCTGTCTTCATGGCCCAGGCCAAGATTTATTGGGATATGGAGAATTATCCCATGCTGGAGAAGATGTTCCACAAGTCGGTGGAGTTCTGCAAGGATCACGAAGTGTGGAAACTTAACGTGGCTCATGTGATGTTCATGCAAGAGAATAAATACAAAGAGGCAATCAGTTTCTATGAGCCTATTGTCAAGAAGCACTATGATAACATTCTGCAGGTCAGCGCCATTGTTCTGGCCAACCTATGTGTTTCCTACATCATGACTAGCCAGAACGAAGAGGCAGAGGAGCTGATGAGGAAGATTGAGAAGGAAGAAGAGCAGCTCTCTTACCACGAGCCCGATAAGAAGATCTATCACCTTTGCATTGTCAACCTAGTCATTGGGACGCTCTACTGTGCCAAAGGGAACTTCGACTTTGGCATCTCGAGGGTGATTAAGAGCTTGGAGCCCTACAACAAAAAGCTGGGCACGGACACGTGGTACTATGCTAAAAGATGTTTCCTGTCGCTGCTGGAAAATATGTGCAAGCATGTGATCATGGTGCGTGACACCGTCATTCAAGAATGTATCCAGTTTCTTGAGCACTGTGAAATGTATGGGAGGAATATCCCAGCTGTGATTGAACACCCTCTTGAGGAAGAAAAGATGCATAGTGGGAAAAACACTGTTACTTACGAAGCCAGGCAGCTGAGGGCGCTGATGTATGAAGTTATTGGGTGGAATAAGTAA